In Pseudomonas lalkuanensis, the following are encoded in one genomic region:
- the mksF gene encoding Mks condensin complex protein MksF produces MSQERYGIRRFALLNTAGYSLGLFPLETPLSIYGANNLGKSASINALQFPILARMSDMSFGKYSLEQSRKFYFATDTSYILVEVSLPHGPHVIGVAGRGPGGGFGHQFFAYRGELDLDHYQRDGTCLRQRELFNNLEREGIKAYELKPDELRRLLVGGHTSIPLDLTLIPLRSTSEQSLKTFRSLFINLLHMREITAAKLKQLFLDAFEHSLRSGSVDYIAACEEAFRDVRRMEQDYQALVAAGPLVEALANGVTQREILRGKLHRISPLLDSLLGTWQDYSGARREELVIQAEHYRGEQDGLQNEQRGGTQEMMRLERAITENQRWLGELAVLKNRFALVDDAKVLEQQLLAAKDAHDELAGALAQSRQFSAEDLDERLRDLEKRLKAVKQQLDHADNNSYSRLREEFSQADVDRLMRLFNGQLFSLPLGEKGIQLDDGEAWVKTLETVLDQFKGSQFEVPGLSIDLSHIEPPALQALADRAALRDQKDRLERELKQLRTQQSVAADRAASKAQAEKLYQDVLDAQKALEDFRKAQTLSAEEPAKLEELAQLEATQDELKRSADAFTERVQQLSAKLQLVGRQLADLEAKERTLEDALRRRQLLPADLPFGTPFMDPVDDSLDNLLPLLNDYQDTWQALQRIDGQIEALYAQVRLKGVAKFDSEDDAERRLQLLINAYAHRQDEALTLAKARRAAVTDIARTLRNIRSDYDNLEHQLALFNREINKRQVSNLASFRIVLAPNKEALRHIDQIIHSAGQYEEGETLSVFDLTNSSDQDAKNEEAKEYLARLVAANGNQLGLKDLFELAFEITKVHGQPVIHTDIDGAASNGTTMTIKALTNMYLLLHLMDREQAGRIRLPYYLDEAADIDERNQQALIETSQQLGFTPILASVKPQVSANVAIDLEGGSGPNGIYIDEADWKFIKRRDVAKATQDATDEAAEPA; encoded by the coding sequence ATGAGCCAGGAACGCTACGGCATCCGCCGCTTCGCCCTGCTGAACACCGCCGGCTACAGCCTCGGCCTGTTCCCGCTGGAAACCCCGCTGTCGATCTACGGCGCCAACAACCTGGGTAAATCGGCGTCGATCAATGCGCTGCAGTTCCCGATCCTGGCGCGCATGTCTGACATGAGTTTCGGCAAGTACAGCCTGGAGCAATCGCGCAAGTTCTACTTCGCCACCGACACCAGCTACATTCTCGTCGAAGTCTCCCTGCCCCACGGCCCCCACGTGATCGGCGTCGCCGGCCGCGGCCCGGGCGGCGGCTTCGGCCACCAGTTCTTCGCCTACCGTGGCGAGCTGGACCTGGACCATTACCAGCGTGACGGCACCTGCCTGCGCCAGCGCGAGCTGTTCAACAACCTCGAGCGCGAAGGCATCAAGGCCTACGAGCTCAAGCCCGATGAGCTGCGCCGCCTGCTGGTGGGCGGCCACACCTCCATCCCGCTGGACCTGACGCTGATCCCGCTGCGCTCCACCAGTGAACAGAGCCTGAAGACCTTCCGCTCGCTGTTCATCAACCTGCTGCACATGCGCGAAATCACCGCGGCCAAGCTCAAGCAGCTGTTCCTCGATGCCTTCGAGCACAGCCTGCGCTCGGGCAGCGTGGACTACATCGCCGCCTGCGAAGAGGCCTTCCGCGACGTACGCCGCATGGAGCAGGACTACCAGGCACTGGTGGCCGCCGGCCCGCTGGTGGAGGCCCTGGCCAATGGCGTGACCCAGCGCGAAATCCTGCGCGGCAAGCTGCACCGCATCTCGCCGTTGCTCGATTCCCTGCTGGGCACCTGGCAGGACTATTCCGGCGCCCGTCGCGAGGAGCTGGTGATCCAGGCCGAGCACTACCGTGGCGAGCAGGACGGCCTGCAGAACGAGCAGCGTGGCGGCACCCAGGAAATGATGCGCCTGGAGCGTGCCATCACCGAGAACCAGCGCTGGCTGGGCGAACTGGCGGTGCTGAAGAACCGCTTCGCCCTGGTGGACGACGCCAAGGTGCTGGAGCAGCAGCTGCTCGCCGCCAAGGACGCCCACGACGAACTGGCCGGCGCCCTCGCGCAGTCCCGCCAATTCTCCGCCGAGGATCTGGACGAACGCCTGCGTGACCTGGAAAAACGCCTGAAGGCGGTCAAGCAGCAGCTCGACCACGCCGACAACAACAGCTACTCGCGTCTGCGCGAAGAGTTCTCCCAAGCCGACGTGGACCGCCTGATGCGCCTGTTCAATGGCCAGCTGTTCAGCTTGCCCCTCGGCGAGAAAGGCATTCAGCTGGACGACGGTGAAGCCTGGGTGAAGACCCTGGAAACCGTGCTCGACCAGTTCAAGGGCAGCCAGTTCGAGGTGCCCGGCCTGTCCATCGACCTGTCCCACATCGAGCCGCCGGCCCTGCAGGCCCTGGCCGACCGCGCCGCCCTGCGCGACCAGAAGGACCGCCTGGAGCGCGAGCTGAAGCAGCTCAGGACCCAGCAGTCCGTGGCCGCCGACCGCGCCGCGAGCAAGGCCCAGGCCGAGAAGCTTTATCAGGACGTGCTGGACGCGCAGAAGGCCCTGGAAGACTTCCGCAAGGCCCAGACCCTGTCCGCCGAAGAGCCGGCCAAGCTGGAAGAGCTGGCGCAGCTGGAAGCCACCCAGGACGAGCTCAAGCGTTCTGCCGACGCCTTCACCGAACGCGTCCAGCAACTGTCCGCCAAGCTGCAGCTGGTGGGTCGCCAGCTCGCCGATCTGGAAGCCAAGGAACGCACCCTGGAAGACGCCCTGCGCCGTCGCCAGCTGCTGCCTGCCGACCTGCCTTTCGGCACCCCCTTCATGGACCCCGTGGACGACAGCCTGGACAACCTGCTGCCGCTGCTCAACGACTACCAGGACACCTGGCAGGCACTGCAGCGCATCGACGGCCAGATCGAGGCGCTGTACGCCCAGGTACGCCTGAAGGGTGTGGCCAAGTTCGACAGCGAAGACGATGCCGAGCGCCGCCTGCAACTCTTGATCAACGCCTACGCGCACCGCCAGGACGAGGCACTGACCCTGGCCAAGGCACGTCGTGCGGCGGTCACCGACATTGCCCGTACCCTGCGCAATATCCGCAGCGACTACGACAACCTCGAGCATCAACTGGCCCTGTTCAACCGCGAGATCAACAAGCGCCAGGTCTCCAACCTCGCCAGCTTCCGCATCGTCCTCGCGCCGAACAAGGAAGCCCTGCGCCACATCGACCAGATCATCCACAGCGCCGGTCAGTACGAGGAAGGCGAGACCCTTTCGGTGTTCGACCTGACCAACTCCAGCGACCAGGATGCGAAGAACGAAGAGGCCAAGGAATACCTCGCGCGCCTGGTGGCGGCCAACGGCAACCAGCTGGGCCTGAAGGACCTGTTCGAGCTCGCCTTCGAGATCACCAAGGTGCACGGCCAACCGGTCATCCACACGGACATCGATGGCGCCGCTTCCAACGGCACCACCATGACCATCAAGGCCCTGACCAACATGTACCTGCTGCTGCACCTGATGGACCGCGAGCAGGCCGGCCGCATCCGCCTCCCCTACTACCTGGACGAGGCCGCGGATATCGACGAGCGCAACCAGCAGGCGCTGATCGAGACCAGCCAGCAGCTGGGCTTCACGCCGATCCTCGCGTCGGTGAAGCCACAGGTATCGGCCAACGTCGCCATCGACCTGGAAGGTGGCAGCGGTCCGAACGGCATCTACATCGACGAGGCGGACTGGAAGTTCATCAAGCGTCGCGATGTGGCCAAGGCCACCCAGGACGCGACGGACGAGGCGGCCGAACCCGCCTGA